A stretch of Anolis sagrei isolate rAnoSag1 chromosome X, rAnoSag1.mat, whole genome shotgun sequence DNA encodes these proteins:
- the LOC137094984 gene encoding melanin-concentrating hormone receptor 1-like has protein sequence MDFLANRSFSANNSMLNISNPGQNFSYNGDALHPLSYSAFIMPTLFGIICLLGIVGNSLVICTVFKKPSPSSSVPDIFIVNLSMVDLLFLLGMPFLIHQLLGNGAWQFGETMCTIITALDANSQFTSTYILTAMSLDRYLATVYPFASARFRKPPIAISVIFILWALSFLSITPVWMYTELISLPGGLLGCGIRLPDPQRDIYWYTLYQFFLAFAIPFALITVAYRRILLKMAKSSQALTGQRCNSLRTKRVTRVAIAICLTFFVCWAPFHALQLVQLAMQQPTFAFYYAYNVAISLGYANSCLNPFIYILLGQRFPRRIVVSVRPVDVREDPSQNRVKSPRGEASESGQPLLHLVSVGAR, from the exons ATGGATTTCCTGGCAAATCGCAGCTTTAGCGCAAACAACTCCATGCTAAATATTTCTAACCCAGGACAAAACTTTTCCTACAATG GTGATGCTCTCCACCCCTTGAGCTATTCTGCCTTTATCATGCCCACCCTCTTTGGCATCATTTGCCTCCTGGGCATCGTCGGCAACAGCCTGGTGATCTGCACTGTCTTTAAGAAGCCTAGCCCCAGCAGCAGTGTGCCGGACATCTTCATTGTCAATCTTTCCATGGtagacctcctcttcctccttggcaTGCCCTTCCTCATTCACCAGCTGTTGGGCAATGGAGCCTGGCAGTTTGGGGAGACCATGTGCACCATCATCACCGCCTTGGATGCCAACAGCCAGTTCACCAGCACCTACATCCTCACGGCCATGTCCCTGGACCGCTATTTGGCCACCGTGTATCCTTTCGCCTCTGCTCGCTTCAGGAAGCCCCCAATTGCCATCTCAGTCATCTTTATACTCTGGGCCCTCTCCTTCCTCAGCATCACTCCTGTCTGGATGTACACAGAGCTCATCTCCCTGCCAGGAGGACTTCTCGGCTGCGGGATTCGCCTGCCGGACCCTCAGCGAGACATCTACTGGTATACACTTTACCAATTCTTCTTGGCTTTTGCCATCCCTTTTGCCCTCATCACAGTGGCCTACAGAAGGATATTGTTGAAGATGGCAAAGTCTTCACAAGCGCTGACCGGTCAGAGATGTAACAGCCTCCGGACCAAAAGAGTCACGCGGGTTGCCATCGCCATCTGCCTGACTTTCTTTGTTTGCTGGGCCCCCTTCCATGCTCTGCAGCTAGTCCAGCTGGCCATGCAGCAACCCACCTTTGCTTTCTATTATGCCTACAATGTGGCCATCAGCTTGGGCTATGCCAACAGCTGCTTGAATCCGTTCATTTACATCTTGCTAGGACAGAGGTTCCCCAGGAGGATCGTTGTCTCTGTGAGGCCAGTAGATGTCAGAGAGGATCCCTCACAAAACAGGGTCAAAAGTCCTCGAGGGGAAGCCAGTGAATCTGGGCAGCCCCTGTTGCACTTGGTCTCTGTTGGAGCCAGATGA